From the Thermodesulfobacteriota bacterium genome, the window CATCGGGGCGATCGGTCCCTTGAAGCGGCGGCTGATGGACATGGGGGTTCTGGTCGGCGAGAAGGTCCGGGTGGACAAGGTCGCGCCGCTGGGCGACCCCATCGAGATCACGGTGAAGAACTACAGCCTTTCCTTGAGGAAG encodes:
- a CDS encoding FeoA family protein, with amino-acid sequence MNLAMLKPGQSGRISGIGAIGPLKRRLMDMGVLVGEKVRVDKVAPLGDPIEITVKNYSLSLRKKEAEGILLEVEG